In Bradyrhizobium paxllaeri, the genomic stretch GCGAATTGGCGATGCATACGGTGCTTTCGTTCGAGCTTCCAATATCGCCCCCAATAGTCGGCGGCTAAGAACTCTCCGCGATTTTGCGGCGAAAGAAGCCAAGGGAGCCAAGCCGGGCGAAATGGCCTGATCAGCGGCAGATCTATTCAAAAGTGCCGTTGGCCGCCTCTTCCTCGTCGGTCAGGAGACGAAACGAGGCTTCCTACTTCACCGCCCCGAAGCGGCTGTCGAACGAGTTCGTCGACACGATCGGCGCCGATCCCGAGACCCGATTGTCCTTGGCGGCCGGAGCCGGAGCATCCGACACCGACGGTTTCAGCGGCGGGCGAGTTGCGGCAGCGTGCTTGGTGTCGGGCTTCGGTGCCGTGGTCTTGGGTGCGGACGCTTCAGGACGCGGGGGCTGCTTGGCCTCGGCCGCCTTCGGTTTTGAAGGCGGTGTGCTGGCGGTGGCGTCGGCTGCGCCGCCACCGAACCCGACCTTGCGAGCGAGATTGGAGAACCACCCATCATTCTGGCTCGTGGCTGCCGGCGCTGCATTGGCAACCCGCGTCGGAGCGGGGGCAGGAGCGGCGGCCGGCGCGGCGACCAGCTTCGGCTGTTCCGGCGCGCCCATCAGCAAATTCTCGGAAGGCGCCCGATCGGCGGGCGCTTTCGGCGGATTGACGTGGGAGGGAACGGTGCCGGGCGCCCGCGCCATGAGCGACAGGCTCGAGCCGTCGCCGGGTTCGGAAAGACCGGTGCTGCCCTCGGGCACGCGGGCCGCGAACACCCGGTGCATGCCGCCGTCGATGCCGGTGTTGATGCGTGCCATGGGCGTTCCCTTGGCGATCAGCCGCGCGGTCTCGGCAAGGTCGGTGGCCTGCTTGTCGCGCACGGCGTCGGCGATCTCTTCGGGAATCACATAGGCCGGGCACTTGGCCGAAGCGTCAAATACCAGGTCACGCGTCGCGTTCGGCGGCTTGGCGGCATCGAACACGTATTTCTTTTCGCAGAAATCGACCTTCGGTTCCTGCTTCGTCACCTCGAAATGATCATTGCCTTCCTTGATCATTTTCCAGAACGGCATGTTCGGGTTGTTGCGATGCTTCGCCATGTTCGTTGGCGTCATCTTGAACGGATAGGCCTGCAACTGGAACGATTTCTGGCCGCCGAAGAAGGATTCGCGGCCCAGCGAATAGATTTCCGCGATCTGCTCGTCGGTCATCGCGTAGCAGCCGCGCGAGGAGCAGTCGCCGTGCACCATCAACTGCGAGCCGGTGCGCCCCAGCGCCTTGTCGAATGCGTTGGGATAGCCGGTGTTGAAGGAGAGATAATAGGCCGACTGCGGATTCATCTGCGCCGGCGAGATCGAATAGAAGCCTTCCGGCGCCTGGCGGTCGCCTTCCTTGATCTTGGGGCCGAGATCGCCCGACCAGCGGCAGATCGGATAGGTCTTCAGGAGCGCGAAGCGGCCGGAGCGGTCCTGCTTCCAGATTTCCAGTTCGGCTTCCTGCTTGAACAGGCGGACCAGGATCGGGGATTGCAGATCCATGTCCTTTGCCGTCATGTCGGCGACCAGCTTTGGCGGGACGGGCTGGTTGGCCTTGGCGTTATTGGCGAGGGACATGTCCCCGCCGTTACAGCCGGCCAGTAATGCGCCCGTGCCTGCGAGGGCAGCCGACGTGACGAGCGCGCGAACCAGCGACCGGTTAATCAAAGGCTAAGCTCCACACCCACCCGGGCATTTTCGCACCCCAAATCACAGCGAACATGCCCTGAAGCCATTAGATAAAACTGTATCCTTTGACCTTCTGCGCCGCAACCCAAACGAGACCGTCCAGCGGCTGCGGGTGGCAGGCATGGTCAACAGAATTTAAAGACCGGCGCCGCGGCCTAATTGCGGCCGAATCAAGCGCGCTGGCGAAAATAATGGCCGTTTAGAGGTTGTTAAAGATTGTGGCGGGCAGGCCCAAGTGACCGCACCAGACGCGATCATCCGAGGGCGAAACAATCAGCCCAGTTTGCGGCCGATATCGAGGAATTTCTGCCGCCGCTGCCGGCGGATACCGTCCGCATCGAGGTTGCGCAGCTCGTTGAAGGCCTCGGCGATCGCATCACCGGTGGCCGAGATCATCGCGGCCGAATCGCGATGGGCGCCGCCGGAAGGCTCTTTCAGGATCTGGTCGATCACGCCGAAGCGCAGCATGTCCTGCGCGGTGATCTTCATGTTGGTGGCGACTTCTTGGGCCTTGGTGCCGTCGCGCCACAGGATCGAGGACGCCGCTTCCGGCGAGATCACGCTGTAGATCGCGTGCTCGAACATCATCACCTTGTTCGCGGTGGTGATGGCGATGGCGCCGCCCGACATGCCTTCGCCGGTGATGATCGCGACATTGGGGACGCCGAGCGCGAGGCAGGTGTCGGTCGAGCGCGCGATCGCTTCCGCCACGCCGCGCTCTTCGGCGCCGATGCCGGGATAGGCGCCGGCGGAATCCGCAAGCGACAGCACGGGGATGCCGAAACGGTCCGCCATCTCCATGAGCCGTACCGCCTTGCGATAACCTTCGGGGCGGGCCATGCCGAAATTATGCTTGATGCGGCTGTCGGTGGTGGCGCCCTTTTCCTGGCCGATCACGCAGATGCTCTCGCCGCGGAAACGACCGAAGCCGCCCATCAGCGCCTCGTCGTCGGCGAATTTGCGGTCGCCGGCGAGCGGGGTGAATTCGGTAATCAGCGCATTGACGAAATCGGTGAAGTGCGGGCGCTGCGGATGGCGCGCCACCAGCGTCTTCTGCCACGGCGTCAAATTGTCGTAGAGATCGGTAAGCGCCTGCTGCGCCTTGTCCTCAATGCGCGAAATTTCATCGCCGATGTCGCTGCCGGACGCCGCCAGCGCGCGCAATTCGTCGACCTTGGCTTCAAGTTCGGCGACGGGTTTTTCAAAGTCGAGATAGCTGCGCATCTGATCCGGCATCAAAGCAATATAGGTAACATCGTGCATTGTGGCGAAGCGGTTTCGATTCGCTTCAGGAAAGCACGCATCTTCAATGATTTAGCGCGCATCTCGGTCCGGCGACCCGGCTTTCCGAAAGCGCGCCAAACAAGGCCGCGGGCGGGAAACGGCTGTTTCGGGGGAGATGGCGCGGAAGTCAAGGCGTCGCTTGGGGCGAAGGTTACTTCTCCGCTAGCGGATGCAGGTCGCGCACCAGGCTTTTCAGCCGTTCCTCGACCACATGGGTATAGATCTGCGTGGTGGAGATGTCGGTGTGGCCGAGCAGCGTCTGCACGATGCGCAGGTCCGCGCCGTTATGCAGCAGATGACTGGCAAAGGCGTGGCGCAGCACGTGCGGCGAGACCAGCCGCGGCGCAAGGCCCGAGGCCGCCGCCAGTTCCTTCAGGTCGCGGGCAAAATGCTGCCGCGTCAGGTGGCCGCTCTCGCCGAACGAAGGAAACAGCCATTTCGACGGGCTGGCGCTTTTCTTCTTCTCAGGTCTGAGCGCTTCCATCGCGGCGAGATAATCGGCCATCGCCTGCCGCGAGGCTTCGTTGAGCGGTACCAGCCGTTCCTTGTTGCCCTTGCCGCGCACGACGATCATGCGCGCATCGCGCCGCGAGGCCGACAGCGGCAGCGCCACCAGTTCCGAGACGCGCAGGCCCGTGGCGTAGAGGACTTCGAGGAGGCAATAGAGCCGCAGCGCACGCAGCCGCTGCTGGGGTGAAGCGTTCTCGGCCTCGGTCAATTCTTTCGCCCGCGTCAGCATGCGGTCGACATCCGCGATCGACAGCACTTTCGGCAGGCCGCGGCCGCGTTTCGGGCCGGACAGGATCGCCGCCGGATCGTCGCCGCGGATCCGCTCGTTCAGGAGGAAGCGGAATAAATGCCGCATCGCCGACAGCCGCCGCGCCACGCTGGAGGATTTGAAGCCGCGGGTGTCAAGGTCGGCGAGGTAATCGCGCAGCACGTCGGTCCCGGCGCCGGAAAAGCTCTCGCCGGCGCGGGTCAGAAACTCCGAGAGATCGGTGAGGTCGCGGCGATAGGCGTCCAGCGTGTTGTCGCCCGCGCCCTGTTCCGCCGCGAGCATGTCGAGGAACAGGTTGATCAGTGTCCCGTCTTTGGCCGTCTTGCTGGTACGCATTGCCCGGACATCCCCGTCGATGGAGATGCCTCTCCCCGAATTGGTCTCTCACCAATCAGACGATAGCGGCTATTTCTTGAGGAACTTGTCTGCGGGGATCGTGACCGTCATTTCCCGGGGTTTTGGGGTGACGAAGTTCGCCAGCGCAAAAATGGCGCCATAGATCACCGCGGCGATCACGCCGACGACCGTCAGAAAGCGGAACAAACTGGGCATAGGGGGCTCAGGGCGGCGAATTAACCAATGAAATCATCCATCATGTTCCCATCCCCGTGGCAAGAGTCTCTGGCAACGGCCTCGATGGGGGTAGTATAGGTGGCGCAGCGCGGGTCAAATCCCGCCAAACAGCAGGGTTTTTGATGTCCGAGACCGCCGCACCGGCACAGGCGAGCCCGACCCAGGAGGCCGACATCACGTCGGCGCTGGGAAGGCGTTCGATCGTGCTGGTCGGCATGATGGGTGCCGGCAAGTCGACCATCGGCCGGCGGCTGGCGGTGCGGCTGCAACTGCCCTTTACCGACGCCGACACCGAGATCGAGACGGCACACCGGATGACGATCCCGGAAATCTTCCAAAACTATGGCGAGCCCTATTTCCGGGATGGCGAAGCCCGGGTGATTGCACGAATTCTCGAGGGCCGCCCCGTGGTGCTTGCCACCGGTGGCGGCGCCTTCATGCGCGAGGAGACCCGCAATCGCATCCGCGACAGGGCGGTCTCGATCTGGCTAAAAGCGGACGTCGACATCATCATGAAGCGCGTCAGGCGCCGCGCCGACCGGCCGCTGCTGCAGACCGAGGATCCGGTCGCGACCGTCAGCCGCCTGCTCGAAGCGCGCGAGCCGGTCTACCAGACCGCCGACCTGACCATTCTGTCACGCGACGTGCCGCACGACCGTATCGTCGACGAATGTATCGATGCCCTGCGCGCCCGGCTGTGCGCTGGCAGCCCTTCTGCCCAGCCGGCAACCGACGGGATCAACGTCACGCCATGACTGCGCCATTGAAACATTCCGCTGACATCACGGTCGATGTTGCCC encodes the following:
- a CDS encoding shikimate kinase, translating into MSETAAPAQASPTQEADITSALGRRSIVLVGMMGAGKSTIGRRLAVRLQLPFTDADTEIETAHRMTIPEIFQNYGEPYFRDGEARVIARILEGRPVVLATGGGAFMREETRNRIRDRAVSIWLKADVDIIMKRVRRRADRPLLQTEDPVATVSRLLEAREPVYQTADLTILSRDVPHDRIVDECIDALRARLCAGSPSAQPATDGINVTP
- a CDS encoding histidine kinase, whose product is MPSLFRFLTVVGVIAAVIYGAIFALANFVTPKPREMTVTIPADKFLKK
- the xerD gene encoding site-specific tyrosine recombinase XerD — its product is MRTSKTAKDGTLINLFLDMLAAEQGAGDNTLDAYRRDLTDLSEFLTRAGESFSGAGTDVLRDYLADLDTRGFKSSSVARRLSAMRHLFRFLLNERIRGDDPAAILSGPKRGRGLPKVLSIADVDRMLTRAKELTEAENASPQQRLRALRLYCLLEVLYATGLRVSELVALPLSASRRDARMIVVRGKGNKERLVPLNEASRQAMADYLAAMEALRPEKKKSASPSKWLFPSFGESGHLTRQHFARDLKELAAASGLAPRLVSPHVLRHAFASHLLHNGADLRIVQTLLGHTDISTTQIYTHVVEERLKSLVRDLHPLAEK
- a CDS encoding L,D-transpeptidase family protein, whose product is MINRSLVRALVTSAALAGTGALLAGCNGGDMSLANNAKANQPVPPKLVADMTAKDMDLQSPILVRLFKQEAELEIWKQDRSGRFALLKTYPICRWSGDLGPKIKEGDRQAPEGFYSISPAQMNPQSAYYLSFNTGYPNAFDKALGRTGSQLMVHGDCSSRGCYAMTDEQIAEIYSLGRESFFGGQKSFQLQAYPFKMTPTNMAKHRNNPNMPFWKMIKEGNDHFEVTKQEPKVDFCEKKYVFDAAKPPNATRDLVFDASAKCPAYVIPEEIADAVRDKQATDLAETARLIAKGTPMARINTGIDGGMHRVFAARVPEGSTGLSEPGDGSSLSLMARAPGTVPSHVNPPKAPADRAPSENLLMGAPEQPKLVAAPAAAPAPAPTRVANAAPAATSQNDGWFSNLARKVGFGGGAADATASTPPSKPKAAEAKQPPRPEASAPKTTAPKPDTKHAAATRPPLKPSVSDAPAPAAKDNRVSGSAPIVSTNSFDSRFGAVK
- a CDS encoding acetyl-CoA carboxylase carboxyltransferase subunit alpha, which encodes MPDQMRSYLDFEKPVAELEAKVDELRALAASGSDIGDEISRIEDKAQQALTDLYDNLTPWQKTLVARHPQRPHFTDFVNALITEFTPLAGDRKFADDEALMGGFGRFRGESICVIGQEKGATTDSRIKHNFGMARPEGYRKAVRLMEMADRFGIPVLSLADSAGAYPGIGAEERGVAEAIARSTDTCLALGVPNVAIITGEGMSGGAIAITTANKVMMFEHAIYSVISPEAASSILWRDGTKAQEVATNMKITAQDMLRFGVIDQILKEPSGGAHRDSAAMISATGDAIAEAFNELRNLDADGIRRQRRQKFLDIGRKLG